A stretch of DNA from Bacillus sp. Marseille-Q1617:
CATTTAAGAACAACCCTGTAACACTGCTTGGTAATGAAGTGAAAGTTGGAGATCAAGCACCTGATTTCACGGTACTGGCAAATGATTTATCAGAAGTGACTCTGAATGACTCAAAGGGTAAGGTTCGTTTGATCAGTGTCGTTCCTTCAATTGATACTGGCGTTTGTGACGCACAAACAAGAAAATTTAACGAAGAAGCAACTAAGTTTGATAATGTTGAAGTGCTGACTGTATCTGTCGACCTCCCATTTGCACAAAAGCGCTGGTGCGGAGCGAACGGTATCGAAAATGTCCAGACACTTTCCGATCACCGGGACCTTTCATTCGGTGAAGCATACGGTGTGCATATCCAGGAACTGCGCTTGCTTGCACGTGCTGTATTCGTTGTGGACAGCAATGACGAAGTCACGTATGTTGAATATGTGAGCGAAGCAACTGACCATCCTGATTACGATGCTGCAGTAGAAGCAGTGAAGAATGCAAAATAATAGGATTAATTACTAGAACAAGAGACATGCTGACCTGCCGACTGATGTATGGTCAGCTTTGTTTTTTTACAAAGTGCCCGTCGACGGGTAAAATAAATGACAGAAAACGTTGGTAAAGGAATGAATGCATATGATGAATTCGCCAGTCGAATCTCTCTTCGGAATCATCGATGAAACATCACTGCTTCTTAAAGAAGAGCTGGCATGCAGCTATTTAGAAGCCGTGGCGGAAACGGGGGAAAATCTTTTCCAAGATGATATCCTGCAAGATGAATTGAGTGAACTGACAAAAAAACGCCTACATAAAAAATATGAAGAAATAAAGATCGGCAGCATTGAAA
This window harbors:
- the tpx gene encoding thiol peroxidase; translation: MANITFKNNPVTLLGNEVKVGDQAPDFTVLANDLSEVTLNDSKGKVRLISVVPSIDTGVCDAQTRKFNEEATKFDNVEVLTVSVDLPFAQKRWCGANGIENVQTLSDHRDLSFGEAYGVHIQELRLLARAVFVVDSNDEVTYVEYVSEATDHPDYDAAVEAVKNAK